A section of the Magnetospirillum sp. WYHS-4 genome encodes:
- the ribD gene encoding bifunctional diaminohydroxyphosphoribosylaminopyrimidine deaminase/5-amino-6-(5-phosphoribosylamino)uracil reductase RibD: MTSTTTDDLGFLRAALTLARRGLGAVWPNPAVGCLLVRPDLDNRVVGRGWTQPGGRPHAEAEALRRAGDLAHGATAYVTLEPCDHHGQTPPCSEALIAAGIRRVVAAVEDPDPRVAGRGLARLRAAGVEVSVGLLGQEAAELNAGFFLRVREGRPLFTLKLATSRDGRIATHAGDSQWITGPEARAQAHLLRAGHDAVMVGIGTVLADDSRLTCRLPGLEGRHPVRIVADSHLRLPLTSHLVATARDVPTWLLTLPGNQEARLEVYRQAGVTVIEVPPDAAGRPDLVQAAREMGWRGLTRVLIEGGAHLAAGALRAGLVDRLAWFHAPLLIGGDGIPAVAAFGVDRLSQAPAFIRSGLRVLGADVLETGARR; the protein is encoded by the coding sequence GTGACAAGCACGACGACTGACGACCTGGGGTTCCTGCGGGCGGCCCTGACACTCGCCCGACGTGGACTGGGGGCCGTCTGGCCCAACCCGGCGGTAGGGTGCTTGTTGGTTCGGCCCGACCTTGACAACCGGGTGGTCGGACGCGGCTGGACCCAGCCCGGCGGCCGGCCTCACGCAGAGGCCGAGGCCTTGCGCCGGGCCGGCGATTTGGCCCACGGCGCCACCGCCTATGTCACCCTGGAGCCTTGCGACCACCACGGCCAGACGCCGCCCTGCTCGGAAGCCCTGATCGCCGCGGGGATCAGGCGCGTGGTCGCGGCGGTCGAGGACCCCGATCCGCGGGTTGCGGGAAGGGGCTTGGCGCGGTTGCGGGCGGCGGGGGTCGAGGTTTCCGTCGGTCTCCTGGGGCAGGAGGCGGCGGAACTGAACGCCGGTTTCTTCCTGCGAGTGCGCGAGGGGCGTCCGCTGTTCACCCTCAAGTTGGCGACTAGCCGCGACGGCCGCATCGCCACCCATGCTGGCGACAGCCAGTGGATCACCGGGCCCGAGGCCCGGGCCCAGGCACATCTGTTGCGGGCGGGGCACGACGCGGTCATGGTGGGGATCGGCACGGTTCTGGCCGACGACTCGCGGCTTACCTGCCGTCTGCCGGGACTGGAAGGGCGCCATCCGGTGCGCATCGTCGCCGATTCTCACCTGCGCCTGCCGCTGACCAGCCATCTGGTGGCGACGGCCAGGGACGTGCCTACTTGGCTGCTCACCCTGCCGGGCAACCAGGAAGCGCGGCTGGAGGTCTATCGCCAGGCCGGCGTCACGGTCATCGAGGTGCCGCCCGACGCCGCCGGTCGGCCCGACCTGGTCCAGGCTGCCCGGGAAATGGGCTGGCGGGGCCTGACGCGGGTGTTGATCGAAGGCGGCGCCCACTTGGCCGCCGGGGCGCTACGGGCCGGGCTGGTGGATCGCCTGGCTTGGTTCCACGCGCCGCTGCTGATCGGCGGCGACGGCATTCCGGCGGTGGCGG
- the nrdR gene encoding transcriptional regulator NrdR produces MRCPFCGHDDTQVKDSRPTEDNAAIRRRRYCPQCGSRFTTFERVQLRELMVVKKNGDKSPFDREKLKKSLEIALRKRPVEEDRIERIVNSIQRRLETLGESEIPSKVIGEMVMDSLAELDTVAYVRFASVYRNFHEAKDFSTFVGKLGDKHDD; encoded by the coding sequence ATGCGCTGTCCGTTCTGCGGCCATGACGACACCCAGGTGAAGGACTCGCGTCCCACCGAGGACAATGCCGCCATCCGCCGCCGCCGCTATTGCCCGCAATGCGGTTCCCGCTTCACCACCTTCGAGAGGGTGCAGTTGCGCGAGTTGATGGTGGTGAAGAAGAATGGCGACAAGAGTCCATTCGACCGCGAGAAGCTCAAGAAATCCCTCGAGATCGCGCTCCGCAAGCGTCCGGTCGAGGAGGATCGCATCGAGCGCATCGTCAACTCCATCCAGCGTCGCCTGGAAACCCTGGGGGAAAGCGAGATCCCCAGCAAGGTGATCGGCGAGATGGTGATGGACAGTCTCGCCGAATTGGATACGGTGGCCTACGTGCGTTTCGCGTCGGTCTACCGCAACTTCCATGAGGCCAAGGACTTCAGCACCTTCGTGGGCAAGCTGGGTGACAAGCACGACGACTGA
- a CDS encoding serine hydroxymethyltransferase yields MQDRFFGETLAQRDPGVFKAIRHELTRQQDQIELIASENIVSRAVLEAQGSVLTNKYAEGYPSRRYYGGCEHVDVAEAFAIDRAKALFDCAFANVQPHSGAQANGAVLLALLQPGDTLMGMSLAAGGHLTHGAAPALSGKWFKAVQYGVRPDDHRIDFDEVERLAKEHKPKIVIAGGSAYPRVIDFARFRAIADSVGAYLMVDMAHFAGLVAAGVHPSPLPHAHIVTTTTHKTLRGPRGGMILSNDEDLGKKINSAVFPGLQGGPLMHVIAAKAVAFGEALKPEFKVYAQAVVDNARALADVLVKRGLAIVSGGTDTHLMLVDLRPMKLTGKAAEASLERAGMTCNKNGIPFDPEKPAITSGIRLGTPAATSRGFTVKEFRMVGNLIGDVLDGLRQNGDDNAKAEKAARRQVAELCRRFPIYGGF; encoded by the coding sequence GTGCAGGATCGCTTTTTCGGCGAAACCCTGGCCCAGCGCGATCCGGGGGTCTTCAAGGCCATCCGGCACGAGTTGACGCGCCAGCAGGATCAGATCGAACTGATTGCTTCCGAGAACATCGTTTCCAGGGCGGTTCTCGAGGCTCAAGGGTCGGTGCTGACCAACAAGTATGCCGAGGGCTATCCCTCGCGCCGCTATTACGGCGGATGCGAGCACGTGGACGTGGCGGAGGCTTTCGCAATCGATCGCGCCAAGGCACTGTTCGACTGTGCCTTCGCCAACGTGCAACCCCATTCCGGTGCCCAGGCTAACGGGGCCGTTCTCCTTGCGCTGCTGCAGCCCGGGGATACGTTGATGGGGATGTCGTTGGCGGCGGGGGGGCACCTTACCCACGGCGCGGCACCTGCCTTGTCCGGCAAGTGGTTCAAGGCGGTACAGTACGGCGTGCGTCCCGACGACCATCGCATCGATTTCGATGAAGTCGAGCGGCTGGCCAAGGAGCACAAGCCCAAGATCGTCATCGCCGGCGGATCGGCCTATCCGCGCGTCATCGACTTTGCGCGCTTCCGGGCCATCGCCGACAGCGTGGGCGCCTACCTGATGGTGGACATGGCCCACTTCGCGGGGCTGGTGGCGGCCGGGGTGCACCCCAGCCCGCTGCCCCATGCCCATATCGTGACCACCACCACCCACAAGACCCTGCGCGGCCCGCGCGGCGGCATGATTCTCAGCAACGACGAGGATCTGGGCAAGAAGATCAATTCGGCCGTCTTCCCCGGCCTGCAGGGCGGTCCCTTGATGCATGTCATCGCCGCCAAGGCCGTGGCCTTCGGCGAGGCTCTGAAGCCCGAGTTCAAGGTCTATGCGCAGGCGGTGGTCGATAATGCCCGTGCCTTGGCCGACGTCCTGGTCAAGCGCGGCCTGGCCATCGTGTCCGGCGGCACCGACACCCACCTGATGCTGGTCGACCTGCGGCCGATGAAGCTGACCGGCAAGGCGGCCGAAGCCAGCCTGGAACGGGCCGGCATGACCTGCAACAAGAACGGCATTCCCTTCGATCCGGAAAAGCCTGCCATCACCTCGGGCATCCGCCTGGGGACTCCGGCGGCGACCTCGCGCGGCTTCACGGTCAAGGAATTCCGCATGGTCGGCAACCTGATCGGCGACGTGCTGGACGGGCTGCGCCAAAACGGCGACGACAACGCCAAGGCCGAAAAGGCGGCTCGCCGGCAAGTCGCGGAACTCTGTCGGCGCTTCCCTATCTATGGGGGTTTCTAG
- the rpiB gene encoding ribose 5-phosphate isomerase B — protein MTGETIAIAGDHGGIDLKSTLAKELNDLGYQVLDLGTQGAESVDYPDFAYALAQAVRDGKVRRGVLVCGSGIGISVAANRFPEIRAALIHDAYGARMCRLHNDANVICFGGRTTGPDVAKDCLRIFLETGFEGGRHARRIEKLSNPPR, from the coding sequence ATGACGGGTGAAACGATCGCCATCGCTGGGGACCATGGGGGCATCGACCTCAAGTCCACGCTGGCAAAGGAACTGAACGACCTGGGGTATCAGGTATTGGATCTCGGAACCCAAGGGGCCGAGTCCGTGGATTATCCGGATTTCGCATATGCTTTGGCCCAGGCGGTCCGCGACGGCAAGGTTCGGCGCGGGGTACTGGTCTGTGGCAGCGGTATCGGCATCAGCGTCGCCGCCAATCGGTTTCCCGAGATACGCGCCGCGTTGATCCACGATGCTTACGGGGCGCGCATGTGCCGTCTGCACAACGACGCGAACGTGATCTGCTTCGGAGGCCGGACGACCGGTCCCGATGTGGCGAAGGATTGTCTTCGCATCTTCCTGGAAACGGGCTTCGAGGGGGGCCGGCATGCCCGGCGCATCGAGAAGCTGTCCAACCCACCACGTTAG
- a CDS encoding MucR family transcriptional regulator encodes MSNDNSDAISRDDLLRMAADIVSAYVSQNQVGASQIPDLIRTVYDALNGLGGKVMEAASEPLKPAVPIRRSVADDHIVCLEDGKKLKMLKRHLRTTYGMTPEEYRAKWGLPADYPMVAPNYARQRSDFAKKIGLGRQPGSGRGRKKK; translated from the coding sequence ATGAGCAATGACAATTCCGATGCCATTTCCCGAGACGATCTGCTGCGAATGGCGGCAGATATCGTTTCGGCCTATGTAAGCCAGAATCAAGTCGGCGCCAGCCAGATTCCCGACCTGATCCGCACGGTTTACGACGCGTTGAACGGCTTGGGCGGCAAAGTCATGGAAGCCGCTTCCGAGCCTCTGAAGCCGGCCGTTCCCATCCGCCGTTCCGTGGCCGACGATCACATCGTCTGCCTGGAAGACGGCAAGAAGCTGAAGATGCTGAAGCGCCACCTGCGCACCACCTACGGCATGACTCCCGAAGAATACCGTGCCAAGTGGGGCCTTCCGGCGGACTACCCGATGGTCGCTCCCAACTACGCCCGCCAGCGTTCCGACTTCGCCAAGAAGATCGGCCTGGGACGGCAACCGGGCAGTGGCCGCGGCCGCAAGAAGAAGTAG